A region from the Silene latifolia isolate original U9 population chromosome 7, ASM4854445v1, whole genome shotgun sequence genome encodes:
- the LOC141590102 gene encoding uncharacterized protein LOC141590102, with translation MENDRRDASKRCEYHNDISHNTEDCVVLRKEVKHLYSPGCLDHLLPKGAKSGKVNTTDQAQPSPPPPYSKVVNAITGGSEICGFTYSAAKRHATETKEDKPEFSLRFSRQNLPAISFDEADVPDEAEHHHDALIITLYIGNCLVKKILNMGFSEKDLVKKAVPLVGFGGETKQSLGEIVIPTFAGGMNKQVRYLVIDGPSTYNMILGGPWIHEMKAIPSTYHQSLKFPTPWGYKRYGEIKMKLGIATRTL, from the exons ATGGAGAACGACAGAAGAGATGCCAGCAAAAGGTGTGAATACCACAACGATATTAGCCACAATACAGAAGATTGTGTAGTACTACGAAAGGAAGTGAAGCACCTCTACAGTCCTGGATGCTTGGATCACCTGCTCCCCAAGGGGGCGAAATCTGGAAAGGTCAATACTACTGACCAGGCACAACCATCCCCACCTCCACCTTACTCAAAGGTAGTGAACGCAATCACAGGGGGGTCGGAGATATGTGGTTTCACTTATTCAGCAGCAAAGCGCCATGCAACCGAGACTAAAGAAGATAAACCAGAGTTCTCCCTCAGGTTCAGCAGACAGAATCTACCAGCAATCTCATTCGACGAGGCAGACGTACCCGATGAGGCAGAACACCACCATGACGCCTTGATCATTACCCTTTATATAGGGAATTGCCTTGTTAAAAAGATATTG aacatggggttcagcgagaaaGACCTGGTGAAGAAGGCAGTACCCTTGGTAGGTTTCGGCGGAGAAACCAAACAGTCCCTTGGAGAAATAGTGATACCTACCTTTGCAGGGGGTATGAACAAACAGGTACGATACTTGGTCATTGATGGTCCGTCAACTTATAACATGATACTTGGCGGGCCTTGGATCCATGAAATGAAAGCGATACCATCAACGTACCATCAGAGCCTGAAGTTCCCTACACCCTGGGGGTATAAGAGATACGGGGAGATCAAAATGAAGCTCGGAATTGCTACAAGAACGCTGTAA
- the LOC141590103 gene encoding uncharacterized protein LOC141590103 produces MEVATPECYADSPFVDSIALISMPKGFTTLTMMLYDGTKDPLEHINQYKQKMLVVASTGPEKEACMCKGFGSTFSGAALQWFVNLPNKSISSFAGLVNVFNQQFASSHKPEKLSSGLYRIVQRFEESTRDYVSRFNVEKISIPRCDLITVVNAFRRGLHRDSDLYKDLTNHPSATFEEVKQMAEATYHLEEDEDRRDLYGTQSSS; encoded by the coding sequence ATGGAGGTAGCAACCCCGGAGTGCTATGCGGATTCCCCCTTCGTGGACAGCATTGCCCTTATCAGCATGCCAAAGGGGTTCACCACTCTAACAAtgatgttgtatgatggaacaaAGGATCCGCTGGAGCACATCAACCAGTACAAACAGAAAATGTTGGTGGTTGCATCAACCGGGCCTGAAAAGGAGGCatgtatgtgcaaaggatttggttCCACCTTCTCAGGAGCCGCACTCCAGTGGTTCGTTAACCTTCCCAACAAGTCTATTTCCAGCTTCGCAGGGTTAGTGAATGTTTTCAATCAGCAGTTCGCAAGCAGTCACAAACCAGAAAAATTATCCAGTGGTCTATACCGGATCGTCCAAAGGTTCGAGGAGTCCACCAGGGATTATGTTTCCAGATTCAATGTGGAAAAAATATCTATCCCTAGGTGCGACCTTATAACGGTAGTCAACGCCTTCAGAAGGGGACTGCATCGCGACTCTGATTTGTACAAGGATCTCACCAATCATCCATCTGCTACCTTTGAGGAAGTCAAGCAAATGGCAGAGGCTACTTATCACctagaggaggatgaggatagaaGGGACCTGTATGGAACACAGTCGTCCAGCTAA